Within Oncorhynchus clarkii lewisi isolate Uvic-CL-2024 unplaced genomic scaffold, UVic_Ocla_1.0 unplaced_contig_7936_pilon_pilon, whole genome shotgun sequence, the genomic segment CCATGCTGCAATTGTATTTTACCACAGAAAAATGTGTAGCCTATGTTTGAGCCAATCTAGCTTGGTGCATAGGCCTAAATCTACATTCAGTCTGAGCAGCATGCAACTACTTCTGTGGGCCTAAAAGGAGTTTCAGCAAACAGCATTTCACAAAAGTGTTGAACTTTTGTAGCCTCAGCGTATCCAGCTGTCTAAATACTGAAAACTAGGCCTTTCTTTGTTGGTCAGGGGCAATGCCATAGAAAATCTCATGAAAAGTAGCATAACAAGAAGCTCTTAAGATATGTTACAGTTAAATCAAACTCCGCCAATCCGGGAACAGCAAAATATACAAATTCTGACTACATTTTTCTGCTTTTCattcttccactcatccccctttTTCTACCCAATAAATGGATGTACTGGAAGCTTGTCTCTGAGTCAGTCTGAAACAGTTTCTTAACCCCTGAAGCTGAATGTTTCAGACCACCAAATAGTCACAACCACTCATCCTATCCTCTTCTATAGGAAAGGTCACTCCAATTCAAGTCACTCCACTTCAAGTCACTCCAATTCAAGTCACTCCACTTCAACTCACTCCAATTCAAGTCACTCCACTTCAAGTCACTTCACTTCAACTCACTCCAATTCAAGTCACTCCACTTCGAGGTTTGGAGAGGGCGAGTAGTAAATAGTAAAATATATCAAAACGTTTGTACAGTAAGGCAATACTGGAACTCCTTAGGCTGTATTGGTTTAGTGTAATTCCCCCACTCTGGTTTAGTCACACTATAAACCTGGGTGACTGTTTGATGAGACAGAATACAGACTTGTctaatgtctctgtgtgtgtgtatctgtacatgtgtgtgtgtgtgtgtgtgtgtgtgtgtgtgtgtgtgtgtgtgtgtgtgtgtgtgtgtgtgtgtgtgtgtacgtgtgtgtacgtgtgtgtacgtgtgtgtgtatgcatcttTGTGCGTGAATCTGTGCTTGCATACTTGTGTGTCTACCCAGCCAAGCCTCTCAACCTGTTCTTCAGACGTCCTGCCAAATGCACAGAGAGCACACAGGAACAGCAGAGGAGAGCTGGGAGTTACAGTTACAGGTCAGTTAGTAGTAGACAGGTCTTGCTGACCCCGGACAGACCAGAGATCTGACCACTACCCTCCAGGTTAAGTACACACAGACCAGAGTTgttggcagacagacagtgaaacatTGGAACTTGTATTATGCGTCATCCTCCACCCCGCTGTTTAAAAAGTCATTTCTCTCAGCCTTGATTTTAAAGGAAAAATGATCATTTACTCTTTAAACTGAAGAAGACTCTGataatgcactttaaataaactcatttgtttttcatttgAATTCAATCTGTTCTGGTGTCGGTGTCGGCTACAATATGACGGCTTCTTTGATGTCTGCCGGGTGTCTAAGACAATGAGATCCCTAGACTGGCTGTGTGATGACTTCCTATGACTTCCTCTTTCCTGGTTGGGCCAACTCAACACCACGTCTCCtctctattcacttccattcttcCCCCAGGAGGGCCTGCTAACCAGCCGTATGCCTGTCCCACACTGATGACACAACAGGGTTTTCTGGAAAACAAATGGAATACAGTGGAGTTGTCTGACTGGCTGCTTTCCCCCCTAGGCTGCATCCcatttggcaccctattccctatgtcgtgcccttcttttgaccagggcccctaggGCTCTTGAATAGGGTGCGATTAAGGACACAGCCCTAGTTATCAAGTCTAGAGGTCTGATCTGAATCACCAGGCACTTGACTCACCTCTGCAGACACAGCTGGCTCTCTCCAAAGCTCATTATGAGCTGTGCCAAAACGACATCATCCCCCCTGCCAGGGCTGGCCCTAgtcttttgggggccctaagccaTATTTGGTTGGGGTacccccctcccaggcaaaaCATTTTAATGGCCCCCCTCTTGATGGTGATATTTacacatttcctgcaattttgCCATGGAGCAGAGAGAAGTTGAGAAATGTTATAACAAATGTCATGCAATTCTGCTCATTTTGTCACATTTACATGtgtattttagtaatttagctgacactcttatccagagcaacttacagttagtgcattcatcttaagatagctaggtgggaaaaccacacatcacagtcatagtacaatgtttttcctcaataaagtagctattaTCAAAGTCAGTGCCAGTGGGGGGAGACAATGTATTATTATTAAGGGGGAggggtgctgtgggattatttaagatactctttgaagaggtagggtttcagatgttttcggaagatagggccaagagaccagaggtggcagaactgagtactcaggttggggtgtagggtttgagcataacCTCAAGGCAGTTCATTTTACTGCTCCATAGGCCACAGGGCAGAGagaaaaaatgtgcagttttacagcAAATCTCCTGCTTATGTCGCTTATGCTTGGAGCGCCCTacccctgccctctctctttagtctccaccTTCCCCCTCTCAGTAAAGATCTGGTTAAGAAAATGATCAAATGGAGCACGCAACCCTTGTTAATGGCCTGTGTCCACTGcctaacttctctctctctctctctctctctctctctctctctctctctctctctctctctctctctctctctctctctctctctctctctctctctctctctctctctctctctctctctctctctctctctctctctctctctctctctctctctcttcctgggtTGGCCTGCCTGGTGTCTTCCCTCCATGGGCAGATTAATATTAGAGTGGGGACATTGAGGTGGGTGAGATGGCAGGGAGTGGTAGAAACCTGGCCTGGTGTTTGAGCCCGGGTTGCCTGTGTGCCACTAGACTGTAAGTAGCCCTCTGAGCCTAACGCCTCTGCATTACCTCGGGGAGCCAATGCAACTCTTCAGATTCCCCCCCCCGGCAAAATTAATCACCATTGAACCACCTTCATTACCATAGACTGGCAGTTTAAACCCTGGGTTAATCTACCTACCCATTCTCAGGGCATGTGACAGTCAGATCTCTGATGAGTAAACAGGAagggagaaacagaggatgatGAGTGGGGAACAAGTCACACATTACAGTACATGGAGACAGGGAGTGTAACActagggctgcatcccaaatggcatctagttctctatgtagtgcaccactgttgaccagagtcctattgatCCTAGTCTAAAgtactagggtgccattttggacacgaCTAGAGTACGCTCCGCTAGTTCAACGTCTTACACTACAAAATGTGTCAGATCATGTGATTTACTCTAAGGGATGTTAAACGATCAGTGTTTTTTGTGTTTTGTTATTAGCTATTCCATATTTCCATCTTCCTGTAGTGTTCCGAATTTCCCAACTCCTTTCGTTCAAATGTATACTTTGATTGAATGATTCAAATGATATTAAGAATGAAATGGACATGTTTATGAGCATGGTGAGCATACTTGGTCTCATATGTCCAGTTGGGATCTAGCCATTTTTATTGATTTAaccttttttaactaggcaagtcagttaagaacaaattcttatttacaatgatgttctACCCTGGCCAAGCCCGGATAACGCTGGGGaatttgtgcgccgccctatgggattccctatCACGGCCGGAAGTAATGCAGCCTGGATAACTGATCTGTTCTGGATAGTAGTCTATGAAAAGCAAATGATGTAAAAATGTTGCCAGTTCTAAAGAAACTGACAGCCATTGCCAAAGAAACGGTGTCCCCATAATAAAGTTATAAATGTTGGTTTAAAGCTTGAACTGTCCAATCAAAACATATTGGCGCCCTCTATGGGGCACTGGCATAGCATTCAGCCGCTGTTCCACTAGGAACATTCTGCTGTTCCACTAGGAGGCCCATTTACCAACCACTGTCAACAGTGCTCAGATTAATGAAACTACTTCTTAAAACGTCAAATGTATCAGATCATGTGATTACCTTAACATGTTTTTCACTATATGGGCCTATTCTGCAAACCAATAGGTTGGACAATATTGATTACCTTATAATGTTTATAACATGCTAAATATATAGTAGTCTAGTGGTATTATAATGAATTTAGTGCATTATAATAACATTACTATTACCAGCAAAGCTAATACAATACGGCGATAACAGACCGTTTTTACAATCAATCCGCTGCAGGAAAAGTTATTGCCTGGAACTCCATAACTTCATTTTGGAGGAACAGCGGGGGAGGGGAGGACTTCTCTGTTGAATACCAGGAAtcgtcctttaaaaaaaaaacaatttcttACTGACAATCTGCCAAGAGGCCCTTACTGGAAAAACAAGGGGGTGGAGCCTCCCGACACATTATGAGCGCTACTCGCAAGCGCTGCGCGATCATTAAAGAGGCAAATGATGAACGAGCAACGTCCAGTCAGTCCAACGTAGAACACAGACAAAGGACACAACTGACACTGTAAAGGACGTTGCACATCAGCAAAGATACAATTGTCACAATTTGAACAACACAAGATATCAAGCTCAAGGAAACAAATATACTCAAGGGATTGAAGCAATTggataaactttcaaagttccaaGTACACAGAGAAACCGTTAAAAGGTAAGAAATAAGACTCTATTGATTCTATTGTTTAAACGTAGCAAAGGAGAAGACAATGTAAATCATTAGCGATTTTTTTAATGGGACTTTTGTATGTAAAATGATGCAACAGTTGAAGGATTCCGCTCACTAGACTGCTCGACTTTACTGGAACTGACCGCGGTGACTGAGCCGGAGGGCAGAGATAAAAAACCAACTTTCCTGTAAATGAGCAGGACAGAGTAAACGGTAGCCTAATTGCAAATCACGTCTATTCGACTGAAATATAATGTTTTCACTTTCACCTTTCACATACAATAGCCAAATAGGCGATTTGTCGTAAATAATATGGTTATAAATCATGTAGCAGTGCGTAATTGGAGTGACGATAGCAACATGAGCGGTGTCGAATCATATTACTCCGTGTGGTTCTCAATAGTCCGCTACAGGACAAAAAATAGCCAGGGCCTCATTGGTAAAAATGTTCCACTATGTAACCAGAGAAGTTTAATTCGAATATTTGAAATTATAGCCAAAACATAATCTTTGCCTGAGAGCTACATGAGTTGAGGACTATTAGATTACTCTCAATCCTAAAACAATTACACTATAAATAAACCTTTTATCGACTGTTATTTATTTCTATAATTAAAATGATAAAACTGGATATCTTGAGTTGAACGTTCGTTATTTGGATCATATTGCCAAATGCCCTGAGGTCCACTCAATGCCCAAATCACTCCACTCTGAGCAGATACTTTGGACACTGATGATTTTCTCTGCTTTTTCTCCAGGACTATCCTCTccagacacaacaacaacaaaatctaaAGGCCTTGACCTCTGTAGGGAGATTGGTGACCTCTACCCTCCGACCTCCTCCTTCTAGTCTTCTGTTGTCTGTGTGGTGCCCAGTGCTCACCAGGCAGGTCGCAAAGAAGCGGTGCGCAGCGCCATGGTAACCCACAGCAAGTTTGACTCCGTCATGAGCAGCAGCCCCTTCGACTCCACCATGCGGCTGCCTCACCGTTACAAGACCTTCAGCTCCAAGGTGCAGTACCAGCTCGTCGTCACCACCCTGCACAAGCTCCAGGAGAGCGGCTTCTACTGGGGCTCTATCAATGGCAAGGAGGCCAACGCCATGCTGGCCGCCGAGTCCGTTGGAACCTTCCTGATCCGTGACAGCTCCGACAACCGACACTTCTTCACGCTCAGCGTCAAGACGGCGTCTGGCACCAAGAACCTGCGCATCCAGTGTGACTCCGGGTCCTTCTTACTCCAGACGGACCCCAAGAGCATGCAGGCTGTGCCCCGCTTTGACTGTGTGCTGAAGCTGGTCCACCACTACATGCCCCCGACCAAAGGGGCTTCGCTGGTGGAGAAAAACACAAGGGGAGGGAACGCCTCCTACTACATCTACTCTGGAGGGGAGAAGATTCCTCTGGAGCTCCTCAAACCTTTCTCCTCCACTATGTCCAGCCTGCAGCACCTGTGTAGGAAAACAGTCAACGGACACCTGGACATATCCAGCAAACGGGACCAGCTTCCCCACCCGCTCAAAGAGTTCCTGCAGGAGTACGACGCGCCCATCTAGGCCCCTCTCTGGACATGTAGTGCCTCGATGGCATAAGACTTGATAAAGGTGTTATGAAGGGGACTTGGGCCggtgtgagagacagtgtggcAGTACCCCACAGAACTGGGGGGGAAATATGACTGTCTGTATCCGTGTCTTAGAGGGATGGTTCACCCACATCAGGGTGACGAGGCAGAGGGGAAGGCAGCAGCATGAGTCAGTCTGAGAAAGTAGAAGAAGATGCTTGGTATTGTGGTTCTCATAAGGGCTGTACTGTACCTATCTCCCAAGCCCAGGAGTGATATAACGTTACCATGAGGAGTAGAGCTATACTGGTCCCACGTCAGCCAGTCACTTTCAACAAGCTGCCAACCAAAAGACAAGCGGTGGGCGTCGTCATCAGACTTTCCAGTCTCTCATTTatgcagagagtgagacagaatgagagagaaggagagagagagagagacagaacgagagagaaggagagagagagagagacagaacgagagagaaggagagagagagagagagaaaggaggactgGTTCATTGAGAGGCTAAACGGCCAGTCGGTGTGCTGCTAATTGGTTCAGATGTGTGTCAGTCAGGCCTTCAATTGGACCAGAAAAGAACTATTTCCCAACCTCAACTCTAACCTCACTGCATGACTAATAACTTCCTCCCGAGGtccgctctctctctttagtcgATGAAGGCTCTGAGCCAGCATCTTGCCTGCCTTCACACCTCTGACGAAGCACACATTCCCACTGCTGCTAACCACGGGGTCTGGCTATGGCACGGCACCGGCctgagaaacacaaacacaccagccTCTCCTATCCATTCAACCATTACAGCAGGATTGGCTGTCATGACTGTCCTTAGCTGGCTGTTGGATATTAGTTACGGACATTAGCCCTGAGCCTGGAAGTATTAAACTCGTTGGTCGGAGTACCAAGCTTTTTGGCTTCCTCTGGGAAAACTGGGATCTCTGTCTCAGCCTTGCCAGGAAACTGCCTAGCAACCGGAATTCTAACCCATGTTCCAAAGGGGACGTTTAACGTCACCACCTCCAACATCACACTTTGAGTCAATAGTTGTTTACTTCCTTAGAAAAACTAGCCAGAACTGCAAACCAATTATGACCCAATGTTACAGAAGTGTGAAGCCACAAACGGCCGAATGGAGAACATTATATTTGAGACTTAAGGTGTTGAAGATGTGTGTAATGATTGGTTGATTGGCAGGGCTTTTGATTTGAACATGCCAAACCTGTCCTGAACTCACCAACAAAACGGTTTCTTGACCGAACAACGAATACTTGCATGACGAATAAATGAATGAGGGGTTGCTTTTATACTTGAGATAATAACATCACTATATACAGAGGAAACAGAGTCCGGGTAAGCCCTCAGTGGATAGGAAATATACCCCGATGAATGTGGTGGTATTTGTGCCACAGACAGGATACCAGATATCACTTGCTGTTGAATGTATTAACATCTGagaatctctcttcctctcaaaGAGAGCATCTAAGGTTCATCCTGTTcaatttatttttcttaaaaccaGACAATGTTTACATGACTGACAGAAAAATGCAAACAGGTTTTCTCCTATCTTTTATAAAGATATTCATTATTGTCTAGCCAGGTGACTGGCTGCAGTAGAAGCATGATCGAGTTTGAAGAAAAGGAGATCGCAGAAGCAAGCAGAACTAAAAACTTTGCACATATTTATATTCATACGACATTTCAATAATTTATAATAAAGAGCACTATTTTTTTAATGAATGACATCCTTGTTGTGTGACCTTATTTAGGGGGTGTTACATCATATATGACTATACGTCTTGGGTATTTGACACTAGATTGTCATCACTACACATGTCTAAAACATCCCACCTTCAGTTAACCCCACAGGAAGTCAGAACACATAACGTCAAAAGAGCTGGGTAGAAATAATGCTGAGTTTTTATTCATTTCATCGCTGTTTACTACGTTCATTTGACAGGAACCATGCACATTAATTAATATTGAATTTCACTAACAACTAGACTTTTAGGGGCCAATTTCCCAGACAGAAGCCTAATCCCGGACTCAAACGTGCTTTTTAGTCCCTGACTAGGCTTAACCTGTGTCCGAGAAACCAGCCCCTAAAGGGACTGTTATCTAAACAGATCAGGAAACATTTCTCTCAGTATCTAATCTGTTGTCTAAGCCCCTCCCTTTACCATGTAAAGTGTGTGTGGATCCAGAGAATTACACTAGAAGTGATAGAGTGATGTCCCCGCCCCAAGCCTTTGTTCCAGTGGAAGAGGATTAACCTCCCTTCAACAATGTATAGCAACaattcagtggaggctgctgaggggagaacggctcataataatgtattaaaaaaaaatatatatatattttttaactaggcaagtcagttaagaacaaattcttatttacaatgtgggccaaacccggacaacgctgggccaattgtgcgccgccctatcaaGGCTGGGtgtggtacagcctggattcaaaccagggtatCTGTAGTGACAtgtctagcactgagatgcagtgccttagaccactggagtataatggtatcaaacacgtgtatatttttatttgtaatttttttatttcacctttatttaaccaggtaggcaagttgagaacaagttctcatttacaactgtgacctggccaagataaaccaAAGCAGTTCGAtacatataacaacacagagttacacatggagtaaaacaaacatacagtcaataatacagtagaaaaataagtatatacaatgtgagcaagtgagatgagataagggaggtaaaggctaaaaaaggccatggtggcgaagtaaatacaatataaatcaaatcaaatcaaatcacattttatttgtcacatacacatggttagcagatgttaatgcgagtgtagcgaaatgcttgtgcttctagttccgacaatgcagtaataaccaacaagtaatctaactaacaattccaaaactactgtcttgtacacagtgtaaggggataaagaatatgtacataaggatatatgaatgagtgagtaaaacactggaatggttgatttgcagtggaagaatgtgcaaagtagagatagaaataatggggggcaaaggagcaaaataaataaataaatacagtagggaaagaggtagttgtttgggctaaattatagatgggctatgtacaggtgcaataatctgtgagctgctctggcagctggtgcttaaagctagtgagggagataagtgtttccagtttcagagatttttgtagttcgtaccagtcattggcagcagagaactgaaaggagaggcggccaaagatatacctgctggagcgtgtgctacaggtgggtgctgctatggtgaccagcgagctgagataaggggggactttacctaatagggtcttgtagatgacttggagccagtggctttggcgacgagtatgaagcgagggccagccaacgagagcgtacaggtcgcagtggtgggtagtatatggggctttggtgacaaaacggatggcactgtgatagactgcatccaatttattgagaagggcgatgtcatttattttgtaaatgacatcgccaaagtcgaggattggtaggatggtcagtttttttttttttttaaattttatttcacctttatttaaccaggtaggctagttgagaacacctttatttaaccaggtaggctagttgagaacacctttatttaaccaggtaggctagttgagaacaagttctcatttgcaactgcgacctggccaagataaagcgtagcaattcgacacatacaacacagagttacacatggagtaaacaaaacatacagtcaaaaatacagtagaacaaaagaaaacaaaaagtatatatacagtgagtgcaaatgaggtaagataagggagttaagaaaataaataggccatggtggcgaagtaattacaatatagcaattaaacactggaatggtagattggcagaagatgaatgtgcaggtagagatactggggtgcaaaggagcaaaataaataaataaataccagtttggggatgaggaaggtagatggatgggctgtttacagatgggctatgtacaggtacagtgatctgtaagctgctctgacagctggtgcttaaagctagtgagggagatgtgagtctcaagcttcagagatttttgcaattcgttccagtcatgggcagcagagaactggaaggaaagacgaccaaaggaggaattggctttgggggtgaccagtgagatatatctgctggagcgcgtgctacgagtgggtgctgctatggtgaccagtgagctgagataaggcggggctttacctagcagagacttgtagataacctgtagccagtggatttggcgacgagtatgaagcgagggccaaccaacgagagcgtacaggtcgcaatggcgggtagtgtatggggctttggtgacaaaatggatggcactgtgatagactgcatccagtttgttgagtagagtgttggaggctattttatagatgacatcaccgaagtcgaggatcggtaggatggtcagttttacaagggtatgtttggcagcatgagtgaaggaggctttgttgcaatataggaagccgattctagattgaattttggattggatatgcttaatgtgagtctggaaggagagtttacagtctaaccagacacccaggtatttgtagtagtCCACGTATTATAAGTCAGAGccgttcagagtagtgatgctggacgggcgggcaggtgcgggcagtgatcgattgaatagcatgcatttagttttatttgcgtttaagagcagttggaggccacggaaggagagttgtatggcattgaagctcgtctggaggttggttaacacagtgtccaaggagtggccagaagtatacagaatgttgtcgtctgcgtagaggtggatcagagaatcaccagcagcaagagcaacatcattgatgtatacagaaaagagagtcggcccaagatttgaaccctgtggcacacccatagagactgtcagaggaccggacaacagtccctccgatttgacacactgaactctatcagagaagtagttggtaaaccaggcgaggcaatcatttgagaaatcaaggctgtcgagtctgccgatgaggatgtagtgattgacagagtcgaaagccttggccaggtcaatgaatatggctgcacagtattgtttcttatcgatggaggttaagatatagtttaggaccttgagggtggctgaggtgcacccatgaccagctctgaaaccagattgcatggcGGAGAAGGTATAGTGAGATtaaaaatggtcggtaatctgtttgttgacttggctttcgaagaccttagaaaggcagggtaggatatacagtgccttgcgaaagtattcggcccccttgaactttgcgaccttttgccacatttcaggcttcaaacataaagatataaaacttaatttttttgtgaagaatcaacaacaagtgggacacaatcatgaagtggaacgacatttattggatatttcaaacttttttaacaaatcaaaaagtgaaaaatttggcgtgcaaaattattcagcccctttactttcagtgcagcaaactctctccagaagttcagtgaggatctctgaatgatccaatgttgacctaaatgactaatgatgataaatacaatccacctgtgtgtaatcaagtctccgtataaatgcacctgcactgtgatagtctcagaggtccgttaaaagcgcatagagcatcatgaagaacaaggaacacaccaggcaggt encodes:
- the LOC139397372 gene encoding suppressor of cytokine signaling 3-like; the encoded protein is MVTHSKFDSVMSSSPFDSTMRLPHRYKTFSSKVQYQLVVTTLHKLQESGFYWGSINGKEANAMLAAESVGTFLIRDSSDNRHFFTLSVKTASGTKNLRIQCDSGSFLLQTDPKSMQAVPRFDCVLKLVHHYMPPTKGASLVEKNTRGGNASYYIYSGGEKIPLELLKPFSSTMSSLQHLCRKTVNGHLDISSKRDQLPHPLKEFLQEYDAPI